In Bosea vestrisii, the following are encoded in one genomic region:
- a CDS encoding glycerate kinase type-2 family protein yields MEQRQDAIAERRRTARRIFDAAVAKAHPQSWLAAHLPSPPQNGRLILLAAGKAAGSMTVLAEAHYLDTLKLPPERFLGHAVARHGYEAQTRHIPMLAAGHPVPDEGSIASATRALELAASATADDLVLVLLSGGGSANWVAPAGSLALAEKQAVNKALLRSGAPIGEMNIVRKRLSRIKGGRLALAAAPARMLTLAVSDVPHDDPAAIASGPTVPDPSTMADARAIVARYGLALPPAAQALLADDASETPKPGDPAFAGSEYRIVARPADAIAAAVKAAAEAGYEPINLGPDLEGEAREVAAAQAKRALALKAAGRRVALISGGELTVTIAGNGRGGPNQEFALALAIALAGEPGIIALSGDTDGTDGGGGEATDPAGALIDETTLARAQGLGLDPAQSLAQNDSTGFFSALGDLLQTGPTLTNVNDCRVILIDPRNDT; encoded by the coding sequence TTGGAGCAGCGGCAAGACGCAATCGCGGAGCGGCGCCGGACCGCACGCCGGATTTTCGACGCTGCTGTGGCCAAAGCCCATCCGCAGAGCTGGCTTGCCGCGCATCTGCCTTCTCCTCCGCAGAATGGCCGCCTGATCCTGCTCGCCGCCGGCAAGGCCGCCGGCAGCATGACGGTCCTGGCGGAAGCCCATTATCTCGATACGCTGAAGCTGCCGCCCGAGCGCTTCCTCGGCCACGCCGTCGCCCGCCATGGCTACGAGGCGCAGACCCGCCACATCCCGATGCTCGCAGCCGGCCACCCCGTGCCCGACGAAGGCAGCATCGCCAGCGCGACGCGGGCGCTCGAACTCGCAGCCTCCGCCACCGCCGACGATCTCGTCCTCGTGTTGCTCTCCGGCGGTGGCTCGGCCAATTGGGTCGCGCCAGCCGGCTCGCTAGCACTCGCCGAGAAGCAGGCAGTCAACAAGGCGCTGCTGCGCTCCGGCGCGCCGATCGGCGAGATGAACATCGTCCGCAAGCGGCTTTCGCGCATCAAGGGCGGGCGGCTCGCGCTCGCTGCCGCGCCGGCCAGAATGCTCACGCTCGCGGTCTCCGACGTGCCGCATGACGACCCAGCCGCGATCGCCTCGGGGCCGACCGTGCCCGATCCCAGCACAATGGCCGATGCCCGCGCCATCGTCGCCCGCTACGGGCTGGCGTTGCCACCGGCCGCGCAAGCACTGCTTGCGGATGATGCCAGCGAAACGCCGAAGCCGGGCGATCCAGCCTTCGCCGGAAGCGAATACCGCATCGTCGCCCGCCCGGCTGATGCCATCGCTGCCGCGGTGAAGGCGGCTGCCGAGGCCGGCTACGAGCCGATCAATCTCGGTCCCGATCTCGAAGGCGAGGCGCGTGAGGTCGCAGCCGCCCAGGCAAAGCGGGCGCTCGCGCTCAAGGCCGCCGGTCGCCGCGTCGCGCTGATCTCCGGTGGCGAGCTGACCGTCACCATCGCCGGCAATGGCCGTGGCGGGCCGAACCAGGAATTCGCACTGGCGTTGGCGATCGCGCTCGCCGGCGAGCCCGGCATCATCGCGCTCTCCGGTGACACCGACGGCACTGATGGTGGTGGCGGCGAAGCGACCGACCCGGCTGGCGCGCTCATTGACGAGACCACGCTGGCACGCGCACAGGGCCTTGGCCTCGATCCCGCCCAATCACTGGCCCAGAACGACTCGACCGGCTTCTTCAGTGCCCTCGGCGATCTGTTGCAGACCGGCCCGACCCTGACCAATGTCAACGATTGCCGCGTGATTCTGATCGATCCAAGAAACGATACATGA
- a CDS encoding LysR family transcriptional regulator encodes MSEIDDIRSFIAVADAGGFGRAAHSLGLAKSIVSRRIARLEADLGTRLLSRTTRGVAATEAGLEFKARGERILSELAEAREAMAQQSEGVAGRLRLSMPLSFGYRHLAPVLAELAQRHPRLELDVEASDRQVDLIGERFDAAIRIGSLKDSSLVARRIAPVKGAVLGSPDYFARHGRPETPLDLARHECLVYSGNSVVDWGFRMNRRWVSVRPSSRLRSDNGDTLLRWAEAGLGITVLPTFIASDAIRAGTVEHILWRYPMRESALHVVRPPGPYVPGKVRVLIDLMLERFGNTPAWDPCQAAVQEKIAAGELAPEDYPADEHQMA; translated from the coding sequence ATGTCCGAGATTGACGATATCAGGAGCTTCATCGCCGTCGCCGATGCCGGTGGCTTCGGCCGAGCCGCCCATAGTCTCGGCCTGGCGAAATCGATCGTCAGCCGCCGCATCGCTCGGCTGGAGGCCGATCTCGGCACAAGGTTGCTCAGCCGCACGACGCGCGGCGTCGCCGCCACCGAGGCGGGTCTGGAATTCAAGGCGCGCGGCGAACGCATCCTCTCGGAGCTCGCCGAGGCGCGCGAGGCGATGGCGCAGCAATCCGAGGGCGTCGCGGGACGCCTGAGGCTGTCGATGCCGCTCTCGTTCGGATACCGGCATCTCGCGCCGGTGCTGGCGGAACTCGCACAGCGGCACCCGCGGCTGGAGCTCGACGTCGAGGCCAGCGACCGCCAGGTCGACCTGATCGGCGAGCGCTTCGATGCCGCGATCCGGATCGGCTCGCTCAAGGATTCCAGCCTGGTCGCTCGCCGCATCGCGCCGGTGAAAGGAGCGGTGCTGGGCAGCCCGGATTATTTCGCCCGGCATGGTCGGCCGGAGACGCCGCTCGACCTCGCCCGCCATGAATGCCTGGTCTATTCCGGCAACAGCGTCGTCGACTGGGGGTTTCGCATGAACCGGCGCTGGGTCTCCGTGCGCCCCTCCAGCCGCTTGCGCTCTGACAATGGCGACACGCTGTTGCGCTGGGCCGAGGCCGGGCTCGGCATCACCGTCCTGCCGACCTTCATCGCCAGCGATGCGATCCGTGCCGGCACGGTCGAGCACATTCTCTGGCGCTATCCGATGCGTGAGAGCGCCCTGCATGTCGTGCGCCCGCCGGGGCCTTACGTACCTGGCAAGGTGCGGGTGCTGATCGACCTGATGCTCGAACGCTTCGGCAACACGCCCGCCTGGGACCCTTGCCAGGCGGCGGTGCAGGAGAAGATCGCGGCGGGAGAGCTGGCGCCAGAAGACTATCCGGCCGACGAGCATCAAATGGCGTGA
- a CDS encoding DUF2312 domain-containing protein — MDDPVAGDQLKSIVQRIERLEEEKKTISDDIKEVYSEAKANGYDVKVLRKVVALRKRDLDERKEEEAILDLYLQAVGESA, encoded by the coding sequence ATGGACGATCCGGTTGCAGGCGATCAGCTCAAGAGCATCGTGCAGCGCATCGAGCGGCTTGAGGAAGAGAAGAAGACGATCTCCGACGATATCAAGGAGGTCTATTCCGAGGCCAAGGCCAATGGTTACGACGTCAAGGTGCTGCGCAAGGTCGTTGCGCTGCGCAAGCGTGACCTCGACGAGCGCAAGGAAGAGGAGGCGATCCTCGACCTCTATCTCCAGGCGGTTGGCGAGAGCGCCTGA
- a CDS encoding N-formylglutamate amidohydrolase has product MRADESLQSSAPVRQPGDVEIIPGDPATGVLLLCDHATNAIPPGLNLLGLPPQQLERHIAYDIGAAEMTRAMARALGAPAVLSNFSRLLIDPNRGRDDPTLVMRISDGAIVPGNARIDEAGIAERIARYYAPYDAAIDAAIETAIAAGHPPAIVSLHSFTPFWKGVPRPWHAGVLWDREGRLAKSLIASLQVEGDLIVGDNEPYNGGLPGDTIDRHATRRGLLDALIEIRQDLIGEPHAARAWGLRLARLLPGALAAAREM; this is encoded by the coding sequence ATGCGTGCGGACGAGAGCTTGCAGAGCAGTGCTCCGGTTCGGCAACCCGGTGATGTCGAAATCATCCCCGGCGATCCTGCGACCGGCGTGCTGCTGCTGTGTGACCATGCGACGAACGCGATCCCGCCCGGGCTGAACCTGCTCGGCCTGCCGCCGCAGCAGCTCGAGCGCCATATCGCCTATGATATCGGCGCTGCCGAAATGACCCGCGCCATGGCGCGGGCGCTCGGTGCGCCCGCCGTGCTCAGCAACTTCTCGCGCCTGCTGATCGATCCCAATCGCGGCCGCGACGATCCGACCCTCGTAATGCGGATTTCGGACGGCGCAATCGTGCCCGGCAATGCCCGGATCGACGAGGCCGGGATCGCCGAGCGGATCGCGCGCTATTATGCGCCTTATGACGCGGCGATCGATGCTGCGATTGAAACTGCGATCGCGGCCGGCCATCCGCCGGCGATCGTCTCGCTGCATTCCTTCACGCCGTTCTGGAAGGGCGTGCCGCGGCCCTGGCATGCCGGCGTGCTCTGGGATCGCGAGGGCCGGCTGGCAAAGTCGCTGATCGCTTCGCTGCAGGTGGAGGGCGACCTGATCGTCGGCGACAACGAGCCCTATAATGGCGGCCTGCCCGGCGACACGATCGACCGCCATGCGACGCGGCGCGGCCTGCTCGACGCGCTGATCGAGATCAGGCAGGACCTGATCGGCGAGCCGCACGCGGCCCGTGCTTGGGGCCTCAGGCTGGCGCGGCTGCTGCCGGGCGCGCTCGCTGCGGCACGAGAGATGTGA
- a CDS encoding DUF1036 domain-containing protein yields MSLSGRLHSILLAGGLLAASASPALADLRMCNTTGSRVGVALGYRDAQGWITEGWWNLAPRACETLLRGTLAARFYYVHAVDYDKGGEWTGKSVMCTRNKEFTIRGIEDCLARGYERSGFFEVDTGEQKGWTIQLTDTAGAAPRP; encoded by the coding sequence ATGAGCCTAAGTGGACGCCTTCATTCCATCCTGCTGGCAGGAGGACTGCTCGCTGCCAGCGCCAGTCCCGCGCTGGCTGACCTGCGCATGTGCAACACCACCGGCAGCCGCGTCGGCGTCGCCCTCGGCTATCGCGATGCACAGGGCTGGATCACCGAGGGCTGGTGGAACCTGGCGCCGCGCGCCTGCGAGACCCTGTTGCGCGGCACGCTCGCCGCGCGCTTCTATTACGTTCACGCTGTCGACTATGACAAAGGCGGCGAGTGGACGGGAAAGTCCGTCATGTGCACGCGCAACAAGGAATTCACCATCCGCGGCATCGAAGACTGCCTGGCGCGCGGCTACGAGCGCTCCGGTTTCTTCGAGGTCGACACTGGCGAGCAGAAGGGTTGGACGATCCAGCTTACCGACACGGCGGGGGCGGCACCGCGCCCATAA
- a CDS encoding GFA family protein: protein MHSGSCLCGAVTLTVADSLPNPNFCHCRMCRKHSGHHFASTDVTRTALTIVGEEKLTWFQSSENVRRGFCSTCGSSLFWDRSDRGWIAVAMGAFDGPTETTANLHIYGADKGDYYEIADGLPQYDTVPPRD from the coding sequence ATGCACAGCGGCTCATGCCTTTGTGGTGCGGTCACCTTAACAGTGGCTGACAGTCTGCCAAATCCTAACTTCTGCCATTGTCGCATGTGCCGCAAGCACTCGGGCCACCACTTCGCGTCCACTGATGTGACTAGGACTGCCTTGACGATTGTCGGCGAGGAGAAGTTGACGTGGTTTCAATCGTCGGAGAACGTCCGACGCGGCTTCTGCTCGACATGCGGATCGTCTCTATTCTGGGATCGGTCGGATCGGGGTTGGATCGCCGTGGCAATGGGTGCTTTCGACGGACCGACAGAGACCACTGCAAATTTGCATATCTACGGCGCCGACAAGGGGGACTACTACGAGATCGCAGACGGCCTGCCGCAATACGACACCGTTCCACCGCGCGATTGA
- the pyk gene encoding pyruvate kinase, with protein MKRERRIKIIATLGPASSTPEMCAALFKAGVDVFRINMSHTQREDLPARIAMLRGLEKQFRRPVGILADLQGPKLRVGQFGGDGGVMLEKDARFILDADPAPGTAKRVHLPHPEILTALEPGHHLILDDGKIRLVVEKASPKQAVTKVIIGGRLSSRKGVSLPDTTIPVSAMTEKDSSDAEAAAEAGVDWIAASFVQRPEDMADLRKIVRGRALALAKIEKPQAVARLEEIIEASDAIMVARGDLGVEMPIEKVPGTQKRITRMARKMGKPVVVATQMLESMITAPVPTRAEVSDVATAVFEGADAVMLSAESAAGQYPIEAVTMMNRIAEEVESESIYRSILESQKAEPEATGADAIAKAAHEIADALHLKAIAAWTSSGSTAFRIARERPNSTVIALTPNAATARRLTLVWGVHAVVTKDASDVDDMAFRACKFSVREGFAAEGDRLIVVAGVPFGTPGATNMVRIAFVAKEHVEQA; from the coding sequence ATGAAGCGGGAACGGCGGATCAAGATCATCGCGACGCTGGGCCCGGCCTCGTCCACGCCGGAGATGTGCGCTGCCTTGTTCAAGGCCGGCGTCGACGTCTTCCGCATCAATATGAGCCACACCCAGCGCGAGGACCTGCCGGCCCGGATCGCGATGCTGCGTGGGCTGGAAAAGCAGTTCCGCCGGCCGGTCGGCATCCTCGCCGATTTGCAGGGGCCGAAGCTGCGCGTCGGCCAGTTTGGCGGCGATGGCGGCGTGATGCTGGAGAAGGACGCCCGCTTCATCCTCGATGCCGATCCGGCGCCCGGCACGGCCAAGCGCGTGCACCTGCCGCATCCGGAGATCCTCACGGCGCTGGAGCCCGGCCATCATCTCATCCTCGACGACGGCAAGATCCGGCTCGTCGTCGAGAAGGCCTCACCAAAGCAGGCGGTGACCAAGGTCATCATTGGCGGCCGGCTCTCCTCGCGCAAAGGCGTCAGCCTGCCCGACACCACGATCCCAGTCTCGGCCATGACCGAGAAGGACAGTTCCGACGCGGAAGCCGCTGCCGAGGCCGGCGTCGATTGGATCGCGGCCTCCTTCGTGCAGCGGCCGGAGGACATGGCGGACCTCCGGAAGATCGTGCGGGGCCGGGCGCTGGCGCTCGCCAAGATCGAGAAGCCCCAGGCGGTGGCCCGGCTGGAGGAGATCATCGAGGCCTCCGACGCGATCATGGTGGCGCGCGGCGATCTCGGCGTCGAGATGCCGATCGAGAAGGTGCCGGGAACGCAAAAGCGCATCACCCGGATGGCGCGGAAAATGGGCAAGCCGGTCGTCGTCGCAACGCAGATGCTGGAGAGCATGATCACCGCGCCGGTCCCGACCCGCGCCGAGGTCTCCGACGTCGCCACCGCCGTCTTCGAGGGTGCCGACGCCGTGATGCTCTCGGCCGAGAGCGCCGCCGGCCAGTACCCGATCGAGGCGGTGACGATGATGAACCGCATCGCCGAGGAGGTGGAGAGCGAATCCATCTACCGTTCGATCCTCGAATCGCAGAAGGCCGAGCCGGAGGCGACCGGCGCCGACGCCATCGCCAAGGCCGCGCACGAGATCGCCGACGCGCTCCATCTCAAGGCGATCGCCGCCTGGACCTCCTCGGGCTCGACCGCCTTTCGCATCGCCCGCGAACGGCCGAACTCGACCGTGATCGCGCTGACGCCGAATGCCGCCACGGCGCGTCGCCTCACTCTGGTCTGGGGCGTTCACGCCGTCGTGACGAAGGACGCCAGCGACGTCGACGACATGGCCTTCCGCGCCTGCAAGTTCTCGGTGCGCGAGGGTTTTGCCGCTGAGGGCGACCGCCTCATCGTCGTCGCCGGCGTCCCCTTCGGCACGCCGGGCGCGACCAACATGGTCCGCATCGCCTTCGTCGCGAAAGAGCATGTCGAGCAGGCGTGA
- a CDS encoding glutathione S-transferase family protein, with amino-acid sequence MLLVGMLDSPYVRRAAVTGTLLGVEFEHRSVSVFRHMPEFRKINPLIKAPTLVTDDGTVITDSLLVIQHFEDVAGRSLRPLDPVARVRDLSLTGIGIVAADKAVSVEYERKRPEEKRYENWQERILAQLHTALDLLDQAAQRGEIGAGPELEPGDIAAAIAWGFCRFVIPDFAPDGRWPALARQAVACEALDVFKAWPIDKE; translated from the coding sequence ATGCTGCTGGTTGGAATGCTCGACAGCCCTTATGTGCGGCGCGCCGCCGTCACCGGGACTTTGCTCGGCGTTGAATTTGAGCACCGCTCCGTCTCGGTGTTCCGGCACATGCCGGAATTCCGCAAGATCAATCCGCTGATCAAGGCGCCGACGCTCGTCACCGACGACGGCACCGTGATCACGGACTCGTTGCTGGTGATCCAGCATTTCGAGGATGTCGCCGGCCGCTCATTGCGGCCGCTCGATCCGGTGGCGCGGGTCAGGGATCTCAGCCTGACCGGCATCGGCATCGTCGCCGCCGACAAGGCGGTCTCGGTCGAGTACGAGCGCAAGCGGCCGGAAGAGAAGCGCTACGAGAACTGGCAGGAGCGCATCCTGGCTCAGCTCCACACAGCCCTCGACCTGCTCGACCAGGCCGCCCAGCGTGGCGAGATCGGCGCGGGGCCTGAGCTCGAGCCTGGCGACATCGCCGCGGCGATCGCCTGGGGCTTCTGCCGCTTCGTCATCCCGGATTTCGCCCCGGACGGGCGTTGGCCGGCGCTGGCGCGTCAGGCTGTGGCTTGCGAGGCGCTCGACGTGTTCAAGGCCTGGCCGATCGATAAAGAGTAA
- the pncB gene encoding nicotinate phosphoribosyltransferase, whose amino-acid sequence MALTDIATRTYNHSWRLDPIIRSLLDTDFYKLLMLQMIRSFHPEVRVTFGLINRSKQIRLADVIEEAELRAQLDHARELRFTKKELIWLAGNSFYGKTQMFTPDFIGWLAEFRLPEYELRKVDGQYELTFAGPWTHSMMWEIPALAIVNELRSRQALKGWDRFALDVLYARAKSKLWDKVERLKKLPDLRISDFGTRRRHGHLWQRWCVEALKEGLGPTFTGTSNVLLAMEHDLEAIGTNAHELPMVLAALADGDEELKRAPYRVLDEWRQVYGGNLLIVLPDAFGTTAFLDDAPSWLADWTGFRPDSAPPIEAGEQIIAWWKSQGRDPKTKLLIFSDGMDIDSIEEAYRHFHGRVRTGFGWGTNLTNDFVGCSPVGTPDLDPISLVCKVVSANGRPAVKLSDNPNKATGDPAEITRYLRVFGGADRKAKAVRV is encoded by the coding sequence ATGGCCCTGACCGACATCGCCACCAGGACTTACAACCACAGCTGGCGGCTCGACCCGATCATCCGCAGCCTGCTCGACACCGATTTCTACAAGCTGCTGATGCTGCAGATGATCAGGAGCTTCCATCCGGAAGTGCGGGTCACCTTCGGCCTGATCAACCGCTCCAAGCAGATCCGCCTCGCCGACGTCATCGAGGAAGCGGAGTTGCGCGCCCAGCTCGACCACGCCCGCGAGTTGCGCTTCACCAAGAAGGAGCTGATCTGGCTCGCCGGCAACAGTTTCTACGGCAAGACCCAGATGTTCACGCCGGACTTCATCGGCTGGCTCGCCGAGTTCCGCCTGCCCGAATACGAACTGCGCAAGGTCGACGGCCAGTACGAACTGACCTTTGCCGGCCCCTGGACCCACTCGATGATGTGGGAGATCCCGGCGCTCGCCATCGTCAACGAACTGCGCTCGCGCCAGGCGCTGAAGGGCTGGGACCGCTTTGCACTCGACGTGCTCTACGCCCGCGCCAAGTCGAAGCTCTGGGACAAGGTCGAGCGACTGAAAAAGCTGCCTGACCTGCGCATCTCCGATTTCGGCACGCGCCGCCGCCACGGCCATCTCTGGCAGCGCTGGTGCGTCGAGGCGCTGAAGGAAGGACTGGGGCCGACCTTCACCGGCACCTCCAACGTCCTGCTTGCCATGGAGCACGATCTCGAGGCGATCGGCACCAACGCCCATGAACTGCCGATGGTGCTCGCAGCCCTCGCCGATGGCGACGAGGAGCTGAAGCGCGCGCCTTATCGCGTGCTTGACGAATGGCGCCAGGTCTATGGCGGCAACCTGCTGATCGTGCTGCCGGACGCCTTCGGCACCACCGCCTTCCTCGACGATGCCCCGTCCTGGCTCGCCGACTGGACCGGTTTTCGCCCTGACAGCGCCCCGCCGATCGAGGCAGGCGAGCAGATCATCGCCTGGTGGAAGTCCCAGGGCCGCGACCCCAAGACCAAGCTCCTGATCTTCTCCGACGGCATGGACATCGACTCGATCGAGGAGGCCTACCGGCATTTCCATGGCCGCGTCCGCACCGGCTTCGGCTGGGGCACCAACCTGACCAACGACTTCGTCGGCTGCTCGCCGGTCGGCACGCCCGATCTCGATCCGATCTCGCTGGTCTGCAAGGTCGTCAGCGCCAATGGCCGTCCGGCGGTGAAGCTCTCCGACAACCCGAACAAGGCGACCGGTGACCCGGCCGAGATCACAAGGTATCTCAGGGTCTTCGGTGGGGCGGATCGGAAGGCGAAGGCGGTGAGGGTTTAG
- a CDS encoding dihydrofolate reductase family protein, producing MAKLVFGMNLSLDGYVDHEAFAPDAVLFRHWIEHVRGLACSIYGRRMYEIMRYWDEDHPEWSEDHRDFAAAWRRLPKWVVSRSLTSVGPNATLIADDMETAIRRLKDKLAGEITVSGPKLAHSVTELGLIDEYRLYFHPHVLGHGTPFFAGPRPPLRLVASDRIGESVVRLIYVPA from the coding sequence GTGGCCAAGCTCGTATTCGGAATGAACCTGTCCCTGGACGGCTATGTCGATCACGAGGCGTTTGCGCCCGATGCCGTGCTCTTTCGCCACTGGATCGAGCATGTAAGGGGCCTCGCTTGCAGCATCTATGGTCGCCGCATGTACGAGATCATGCGCTATTGGGACGAGGACCATCCCGAATGGAGCGAGGATCATCGCGACTTCGCAGCGGCATGGCGGCGCCTGCCGAAATGGGTCGTGTCGCGCTCGCTGACGTCGGTCGGCCCCAATGCAACGCTCATCGCGGATGACATGGAGACGGCGATCCGCAGGCTGAAGGACAAGCTGGCCGGCGAGATTACGGTATCCGGGCCGAAGCTGGCGCATAGCGTGACCGAGCTTGGTCTCATCGACGAGTATCGGCTCTACTTCCACCCGCATGTACTGGGCCACGGCACGCCGTTCTTCGCAGGCCCCCGGCCGCCGCTCCGCCTTGTCGCCAGCGACCGCATTGGCGAGAGCGTGGTCAGGTTGATTTATGTTCCAGCCTAG
- a CDS encoding DUF882 domain-containing protein — MSRSNAEIAARLPHSLRRSTRVGLLLAASASLLVIGVRGTQNAVANGDTRTITIKHMHTKEETTVTFKRDGRYDSSALEKLNWALRDWRTDEPIRMDPRLFDIAWEVHRKVGSDQPFHVVSAYRSPGTNSMLRRRSRGVAKHSQHMLGKAMDFYLPDTPTARMRETAMRMQRGGVGFYPGAHTPFVHLDAGSVRSWPRMTRDQLVRLFPDERTVHLPADGKPLSGYETAKAEIMSSGGSVMGYAAGDFDEGAIMASSGGGKSFWAALFGGDDEEADARPTRGRAAARRAPTPQPTVMAYAGDSNNSDGGRFAVFNAQPAQSEPAGRAVLRERSNRATTTTTQPPAETQVAALAPAEVAPPEPPKPSPIATALPVARPSGLTPPIPNPPAGSPQLAALAAEASALPLPAAEQKLILASLPPRRPHDLPGPSLETIVTGRSVSAPLPPSRPVALASLSTEGLRLSDEAEDAVPAGAKLVAVRHPLPPIRPRPPGAAPEQPGTTQIAAQPRATPIAAEYNADRAGLDTLFAAVAAPEAPSARRATVATARPKAGADAQAKGWVVGASPAASLGFSAAEPSDVGTSGFSGPAVKALPTTFVQN; from the coding sequence GTGAGCAGGTCGAACGCCGAGATCGCAGCACGGCTCCCGCATTCTTTGCGGCGCAGCACACGCGTCGGTTTGCTCCTGGCCGCCAGCGCTAGCCTCCTCGTTATCGGGGTCCGCGGCACGCAGAATGCCGTTGCCAATGGCGACACGCGCACCATCACCATCAAGCATATGCATACCAAGGAAGAGACGACCGTCACCTTCAAGCGTGATGGCCGCTACGATTCCTCGGCGTTGGAGAAGCTCAACTGGGCACTGCGCGACTGGCGCACCGACGAGCCGATCCGGATGGATCCGCGCCTGTTCGACATCGCCTGGGAGGTCCATCGCAAGGTCGGCTCCGACCAGCCCTTCCACGTCGTCTCCGCCTACCGCTCGCCCGGCACCAACTCGATGCTGCGCCGGCGCTCGCGCGGCGTCGCCAAGCACAGCCAGCACATGCTCGGCAAGGCGATGGATTTCTACCTGCCCGATACTCCGACCGCCCGCATGCGCGAGACGGCGATGCGGATGCAGCGCGGCGGCGTCGGCTTCTATCCCGGGGCCCATACGCCCTTCGTCCATCTCGACGCCGGCTCCGTCCGTTCCTGGCCGCGCATGACTCGCGATCAGCTCGTGCGCCTCTTCCCCGATGAGAGGACCGTGCATCTGCCGGCGGATGGCAAACCGCTCAGCGGCTACGAAACCGCCAAGGCCGAGATTATGTCCAGCGGCGGCTCCGTGATGGGCTACGCCGCCGGGGACTTTGACGAAGGCGCGATCATGGCCTCCAGCGGAGGCGGCAAGAGCTTCTGGGCTGCGCTGTTCGGCGGCGACGATGAGGAAGCCGACGCCCGTCCGACTCGCGGCCGCGCCGCAGCCCGGCGTGCCCCGACCCCGCAACCGACAGTCATGGCCTATGCGGGTGACAGCAATAACAGCGATGGCGGCCGCTTCGCCGTTTTCAACGCACAGCCGGCCCAGTCCGAGCCCGCCGGCCGCGCCGTCCTCCGCGAGCGCTCGAACCGCGCGACGACGACCACCACACAGCCGCCGGCGGAAACCCAGGTCGCGGCGCTCGCTCCCGCCGAAGTGGCGCCGCCCGAGCCGCCGAAGCCAAGCCCGATCGCAACCGCGCTCCCCGTCGCACGCCCGAGCGGCCTGACACCGCCGATACCGAATCCGCCAGCCGGTTCGCCGCAGCTCGCTGCCCTCGCCGCCGAAGCCTCGGCATTGCCGCTGCCGGCAGCCGAGCAGAAGCTCATCCTCGCCTCGCTTCCGCCGCGCCGGCCCCACGACCTGCCCGGTCCCTCGCTCGAAACCATCGTCACCGGTCGCTCCGTCTCGGCCCCCCTGCCGCCCTCCCGCCCGGTCGCGCTGGCGAGCCTGTCGACCGAGGGCTTGCGGCTCAGCGACGAGGCCGAGGACGCCGTTCCCGCCGGGGCAAAGCTCGTCGCGGTCCGCCATCCGCTGCCGCCGATCCGACCGCGTCCGCCGGGCGCTGCGCCTGAGCAGCCCGGCACGACCCAGATTGCCGCACAGCCGCGTGCCACCCCGATCGCCGCCGAATACAATGCCGACCGCGCCGGCCTCGACACACTCTTCGCTGCCGTTGCGGCGCCGGAAGCGCCGTCCGCGCGTCGGGCAACCGTCGCGACCGCCAGACCGAAGGCCGGTGCGGATGCCCAGGCCAAGGGCTGGGTCGTCGGCGCCAGCCCGGCCGCGTCTCTCGGCTTCTCCGCCGCCGAGCCGAGCGATGTCGGCACGAGCGGCTTCAGCGGGCCTGCCGTCAAGGCCTTGCCGACGACCTTCGTTCAGAACTGA